A single region of the Duganella sp. BuS-21 genome encodes:
- a CDS encoding VacJ family lipoprotein, whose product MLAGCAAGPNPRDPYEGFNRAMFEFNDTVDTYALKPVATAYKNVTPQFVQTGVGNFFGNLGDAWTAINNLLQGKGEAGMSDVARFALNSTLGVVGLFDIATEAGLPKHKEDFGQTLGVWGVSSGPYVVLPLLGPSTVRDTAALPADIAGDIWRYKDPTNVRNIGTALRIVDTRAGLLDASSLFEDAALDRYEFLRDGYLQRRESQIHPDGDGPSSKPKKDDSAETSAPVSSESPAKELNSGTPAAKPDSQ is encoded by the coding sequence ATGCTGGCTGGCTGCGCCGCCGGCCCGAACCCGCGCGACCCTTACGAGGGCTTCAACCGCGCCATGTTCGAGTTCAACGACACGGTCGACACCTACGCCCTGAAGCCGGTGGCCACCGCCTATAAGAACGTCACCCCGCAGTTCGTGCAAACCGGCGTCGGCAATTTCTTCGGTAACCTGGGCGATGCCTGGACCGCCATCAACAACTTGCTGCAAGGTAAAGGCGAAGCCGGCATGTCGGACGTCGCCCGCTTTGCGCTGAATTCGACGCTGGGCGTGGTCGGCCTGTTCGACATCGCGACCGAAGCCGGTCTGCCGAAACACAAGGAAGACTTCGGCCAGACCCTGGGCGTGTGGGGCGTATCGTCCGGCCCGTACGTGGTGCTGCCGCTGCTGGGCCCGTCCACCGTGCGCGATACGGCGGCGCTGCCGGCCGATATCGCCGGCGACATCTGGCGCTACAAGGATCCGACCAATGTGCGCAACATCGGCACCGCCCTGCGCATCGTCGATACCCGCGCCGGCCTGCTGGACGCTTCGAGCCTGTTCGAGGACGCCGCGCTGGACCGCTATGAATTCCTGCGCGACGGCTACTTGCAGCGCCGCGAAAGCCAGATCCACCCGGACGGCGACGGCCCATCGAGCAAGCCTAAAAAAGATGACAGCGCAGAAACTTCGGCACCCGTGTCATCCGAATCGCCGGCAAAAGAGTTAAACTCCGGCACACCGGCTGCAAAACCTGACAGCCAGTGA
- the mlaD gene encoding outer membrane lipid asymmetry maintenance protein MlaD: MQRKSLDVWVGLFIVVGVAALMFLALKAGNMGALSFGKTYAITAKFDNIGSLRAQAAVKASGVVVGRVGEIKFDDKSYQALVTLNMEENYKFPKDSSAKILTAGLLGEQYVGIEAGGDTNNLAAGDKIARTQSATVLEDLINQFIYSKAAEGKDEK; the protein is encoded by the coding sequence ATGCAACGCAAATCTCTGGATGTCTGGGTCGGGCTGTTCATCGTGGTCGGTGTGGCCGCACTGATGTTCCTGGCGCTCAAGGCCGGCAATATGGGCGCGCTGTCCTTCGGCAAAACCTATGCGATCACCGCCAAGTTCGACAACATCGGCAGCCTGCGCGCGCAAGCGGCGGTCAAGGCTTCCGGCGTGGTCGTCGGCCGTGTGGGAGAGATCAAGTTTGATGACAAGAGCTATCAGGCGCTGGTAACCTTGAATATGGAAGAGAATTACAAATTCCCTAAAGACAGCTCGGCCAAGATCCTGACCGCCGGCCTTCTGGGCGAACAGTACGTCGGCATCGAAGCCGGCGGCGACACCAACAACCTGGCTGCTGGCGACAAGATCGCCCGCACCCAATCGGCAACCGTGCTGGAGGACCTGATTAACCAGTTCATCTATAGCAAGGCCGCAGAAGGAAAGGACGAGAAATGA
- the mlaE gene encoding lipid asymmetry maintenance ABC transporter permease subunit MlaE — MSVKNWLSSLGAPLRDYVESIGLGARTFVTMLGLSPGLLKRPRLLVEQLHFIGNYSMLIITLSGLFVGMVLGLQGYYTLNKYGAEQSLGLLVALGLTRELGPVITALLFAGRAGTSLTAEIGLMKAGEQLSAMEMMAVNPIQRVLAPRFWAGALSVPLLASVFSAVGVLGGWLVGVQLIGIDDGAFWSQMQGGVDIWKDIFNGFAKSVVFGIAITFIALYQGYEAQPTPEDVARATTRTVVISSLMIWWLDFMMTALMFSK; from the coding sequence ATGAGTGTAAAGAATTGGTTGTCCAGCCTGGGTGCGCCGCTGCGCGATTACGTCGAGAGCATCGGCCTCGGCGCGCGCACCTTCGTCACCATGCTGGGCCTGTCGCCCGGCTTGCTGAAGCGCCCGCGCCTGCTGGTCGAGCAGCTGCATTTCATCGGCAACTACTCGATGCTGATCATTACCCTGTCCGGCCTGTTCGTCGGCATGGTGTTGGGCCTGCAGGGCTATTACACGCTGAATAAATACGGCGCCGAGCAATCGCTGGGCCTGCTGGTGGCGCTGGGCCTGACGCGCGAACTGGGGCCGGTGATCACCGCGCTGCTGTTTGCCGGCCGCGCCGGCACCTCGCTGACCGCTGAAATCGGCCTGATGAAGGCCGGCGAACAGCTGTCGGCCATGGAAATGATGGCCGTCAACCCGATCCAGCGCGTGCTGGCGCCGCGCTTCTGGGCCGGCGCGCTGTCGGTGCCGCTGCTGGCGTCGGTGTTCAGCGCCGTAGGCGTGCTGGGCGGCTGGCTGGTGGGCGTGCAGCTGATCGGCATCGACGACGGCGCCTTCTGGTCGCAGATGCAAGGCGGCGTGGATATCTGGAAGGATATCTTCAACGGCTTCGCCAAGAGCGTGGTGTTCGGCATCGCCATCACTTTCATCGCCCTGTACCAGGGCTACGAAGCGCAACCGACGCCGGAAGATGTGGCCCGCGCCACCACCCGCACAGTCGTGATTTCATCGCTGATGATCTGGTGGCTGGATTTCATGATGACGGCGCTGATGTTCAGCAAGTAA
- a CDS encoding ABC transporter ATP-binding protein encodes MANLVEIRDLHFTYGKRAILSGLNMDFPRGKVIAIMGGSGSGKTTVLRLIGGQLRPQKGRVQVQGQIVHKLNTAGLYLLRRKMGMLFQHGALFTDLTVFENVAFPLREHTDLSEELIRNLVLMKLQAVGLRNAARLKPGEISGGMARRVALARSIALDPELIMYDEPFAGLDPISMGVTANLIRNLNSALGSTTVLVSHDVKESFAIADYVYFLSQGKIVASGTPAEMLVSTDPYVKQFVNAEADGPVPFHYPGKSLADDLGLGVQV; translated from the coding sequence GTGGCTAATTTAGTCGAAATCCGTGATTTACACTTCACCTATGGCAAGCGCGCGATCCTGTCCGGCTTGAACATGGACTTCCCACGTGGGAAAGTGATTGCGATCATGGGTGGCTCCGGTAGCGGCAAGACCACCGTGTTGCGCCTGATCGGCGGCCAATTGCGTCCGCAAAAAGGCCGGGTCCAGGTGCAGGGCCAGATCGTCCACAAGCTGAATACCGCCGGCTTGTATCTGTTGCGTCGCAAAATGGGCATGCTGTTCCAGCATGGCGCCCTGTTTACCGATTTGACCGTCTTTGAAAACGTCGCCTTCCCGTTGCGCGAGCATACCGACCTGTCGGAAGAGCTGATCCGCAACTTGGTGCTGATGAAGCTGCAGGCCGTGGGCCTGCGCAACGCCGCCAGGCTGAAGCCCGGAGAAATCTCCGGCGGCATGGCGCGCCGCGTGGCGCTGGCCCGTTCGATCGCGCTGGACCCGGAACTGATTATGTATGACGAGCCGTTCGCCGGCCTGGACCCGATCTCGATGGGCGTGACCGCCAACCTGATCCGCAACCTGAATTCGGCGCTCGGGTCGACCACGGTGCTGGTGTCGCACGACGTCAAGGAAAGCTTCGCCATCGCCGACTACGTGTATTTCCTGTCGCAAGGCAAAATCGTCGCGAGCGGTACGCCGGCCGAGATGCTGGTGTCGACCGATCCGTATGTGAAGCAATTCGTCAACGCGGAGGCGGACGGCCCGGTGCCGTTCCACTATCCAGGCAAGTCCCTGGCCGATGACCTGGGCCTTGGAGTGCAAGTATGA
- a CDS encoding glutamate synthase subunit beta, whose amino-acid sequence MGKITGFMEFQRQEEGYLPPATRLKNYAEFVIPLTNEQAKVQGARCMDCGIPFCNNGCPVNNIIPDWNDLVYRGNYREALDTLHSTNNFPEFTGRICPAPCESACTLGISEDPVGIKSIEHKIIDEGWEHGWVIPQPAAKQSGKKVAVVGSGPAGLAAAQQLARAGHAVTVFEKSDRVGGLLRYGIPDFKMEKSHIDRRVKQMEAEGVVFRTSVLIGKDFPANVNNWAKETIFPEDLQKDYDAVVLAGGSEAPRDLPVPGRELKGVHFAMDFLPQQNKVNAGDKLKDQIKATGKHVVVIGGGDTGSDCVGTSNRHGAASVTQFELMPMPPEQENKPLVWPYWPTKLRTSSSHEEGCERDWAVATKRLEGKGGKVEKLIACRVEWKDGKMAEVPNSEFEMKADLVFLAMGFVSPVATILDAFAVEKDARGNAKATTDGEGCYKTSAAKVFAAGDMRRGQSLVVWAIREGRQCARAVDEFLMGSSELPR is encoded by the coding sequence GTGGGTAAAATCACCGGCTTCATGGAATTCCAGCGTCAGGAAGAAGGCTATCTGCCGCCAGCGACGCGCCTGAAAAACTACGCGGAATTCGTCATTCCGCTGACCAACGAGCAAGCCAAGGTACAGGGCGCGCGCTGCATGGATTGCGGCATCCCGTTCTGCAACAACGGCTGCCCGGTCAACAACATCATCCCGGACTGGAACGACCTGGTGTATCGCGGCAACTACCGCGAAGCGCTGGACACCCTGCACTCGACCAACAACTTCCCGGAATTCACGGGCCGCATCTGCCCTGCGCCGTGCGAGTCCGCCTGTACCCTGGGCATCAGCGAAGATCCGGTTGGCATCAAGTCGATCGAACACAAGATCATCGACGAAGGCTGGGAACACGGCTGGGTGATTCCCCAGCCGGCCGCCAAGCAGAGCGGCAAGAAAGTCGCCGTGGTCGGTTCCGGTCCTGCCGGCCTGGCTGCGGCCCAGCAGCTGGCGCGCGCCGGCCACGCCGTCACCGTCTTTGAAAAGTCGGACCGCGTCGGCGGCCTGCTGCGCTACGGCATTCCGGACTTCAAGATGGAAAAGTCGCACATCGACCGTCGCGTCAAGCAGATGGAAGCCGAAGGCGTGGTGTTCCGCACCAGCGTGTTGATCGGCAAGGACTTCCCGGCCAACGTCAACAACTGGGCCAAGGAAACCATCTTCCCTGAAGACTTGCAAAAAGACTACGACGCCGTGGTGCTGGCCGGCGGCTCCGAAGCGCCGCGCGACCTGCCGGTGCCGGGTCGCGAGCTGAAGGGCGTGCACTTCGCCATGGACTTCCTGCCGCAGCAAAACAAGGTCAACGCCGGCGACAAGCTGAAAGACCAGATCAAAGCCACCGGCAAGCACGTGGTGGTGATCGGCGGCGGCGATACCGGTTCCGACTGCGTCGGCACCTCCAACCGTCACGGCGCGGCCTCGGTGACCCAGTTCGAACTGATGCCTATGCCGCCTGAGCAAGAGAACAAGCCGCTGGTCTGGCCTTACTGGCCGACCAAGCTGCGCACCTCGTCCTCGCACGAAGAAGGTTGCGAGCGCGACTGGGCGGTGGCCACCAAGCGCCTGGAAGGCAAGGGCGGCAAGGTCGAGAAGCTGATCGCCTGCCGTGTGGAATGGAAAGACGGCAAGATGGCTGAAGTGCCGAACTCGGAATTCGAAATGAAAGCCGACCTGGTGTTCCTGGCCATGGGCTTTGTGTCGCCGGTCGCCACCATTCTGGACGCTTTCGCCGTCGAGAAAGATGCACGCGGCAACGCCAAGGCCACCACGGACGGCGAAGGCTGTTACAAGACTTCCGCAGCCAAGGTCTTTGCCGCCGGCGACATGCGCCGCGGCCAGTCCCTGGTGGTGTGGGCGATCCGCGAAGGCCGCCAATGCGCGCGCGCGGTCGATGAGTTCCTGATGGGCAGTTCCGAGCTGCCGCGCTAA
- a CDS encoding glutamate synthase-related protein, whose amino-acid sequence MQAQGLYDPSNEHDACGVGFVAHIKGNKSHSIVEQGLLILKNLDHRGAVGADPLMGDGAGILIQIPDQYYRDEMAKQGVELPPPGEYGVGMVFLPKENASRIACEQEIERAVRAEGQIVLGWRNVPVDLDMPMSPTVRAKEPVIRQIFIGRGADIMVTDALERKLYVIRKSSGHAIQALKLIHGKEFFVASLSARTIVYKGLLLADQVGVYYKDLQDARCISALALVHQRFSTNTFPEWPLAHPYRLLAHNGEINTVKGNFNWMRAREGVMKSAVLGDDLQKLFPLIYEGQSDTACFDNALELLLMAGYPIAQAMMMMVPEAWENHGTMDDNRRAFYEYHAAMMEPWDGPAAMAFTDGRYIGGTLDRNGLRPARYIVTDDDLVVMASESGVLPIPESKIIQKWRLQPGKMFLIDLEAGRIIDDKELKDTYANAKPYKAWINAVRIKLNEIKLSESQLAHNRAKDKTPAQGEKAVPSLLDRQQAFGYTQEDLKFLMAPMAASGEEATGSMGNDSPLAVMSNKLKPLYSYFKQLFAQVTNPPIDPIREAMVMSLVSFIGPKPNLLDTNNVNPPMRLEVSQPILGFDDMERLRNISQHTGGKFKSYELGICYPLAWGKEGVEACLASLCAEAVDAVKSGHNILIVSDRSVGPERVAIPALLATSTIHQHLVSKGLRASTGLVVETGSARETHHFALLAGYGAEAIHPYLAMETLAEMAAGMPGDMSAEKAIYNFTKAIGKGLMKVMSKMGISTYMSYCGAQIFEAIGLNKSLVDKYFKGTSSNVEGIGVFEVAEEALRLHNLAFGSDPVLENHLDAGGEYAFRVRGEDHLWTPDAIAKLQHSTRSNNFSSYKEYAQIINDQSKRHLTLRGLFEFKIDPTKAIPLDEVEPAKEIVKRFATGAMSMGSISTEAHATLAVAMNRIGGKSNTGEGGEDPSRYTMELKGIKIKQGETMASVMGKEQMVVDIPLQEGDSLRSRIKQVASGRFGVTAAYLNSADQIQIKMAQGAKPGEGGQLPGHKVSEYIATLRFSVPGVGLISPPPHHDIYSIEDLAQLIHDLKNANPRASISVKLVSEVGIGTVAAGVTKAKADHVVVAGHDGGTGASPLSSVKHAGTPWELGLAETQQTLVLNGLRSRIRVQADGQMRTGRDVVIAAMLGADEIGFATAPLVVEGCIMMRKCHLNTCPVGVATQDPVLRAKFSGKPEYVVNYFFFVAEEARQLMAQLGIRTYDELIGRVDLLDKSKAITHWKAKGLDFSNIFYQPEVPNGDFIYHTMEQDHGLDKALDHKLIAQAKAALEKGERVSFISPVKNLNRTVGTMLSGEVAKRYGHAGLPDDTIHIQLQGTAGQSACAFLAHGITIDLVGEGNDYVGKGLSGGRIIVRPNTEFRGWAVNNIIIGNTVLYGAIAGEAFFNGVAGERFAVRNSGATAIVEGTGDHGCEYMTGGTVVVLGNTGRNFAAGMSGGIAYVYDPDGDFETRCNTAMVSLEPVLAAKEQSVDSATYHVQHKEHGREADEVILKRLIERHFKHTGSTRARLLLDNWADSRGKFVKVFPSEYKRALAEMAEDVANEAASVQPIAA is encoded by the coding sequence ATGCAAGCCCAAGGTCTTTACGATCCTTCCAATGAACACGATGCCTGTGGCGTCGGTTTCGTCGCCCACATCAAGGGCAACAAGAGTCACTCGATTGTGGAACAGGGTCTGCTGATCTTGAAGAACCTCGATCACCGGGGCGCCGTCGGCGCCGATCCGCTGATGGGCGACGGCGCCGGTATCCTGATCCAGATTCCGGACCAGTACTACCGCGACGAAATGGCCAAGCAAGGCGTGGAACTGCCGCCGCCAGGCGAATACGGCGTCGGCATGGTGTTCCTGCCGAAGGAAAACGCTTCGCGCATCGCCTGCGAACAGGAAATCGAGCGCGCCGTGCGCGCCGAAGGCCAGATCGTGCTGGGCTGGCGCAATGTGCCGGTCGACCTCGACATGCCGATGTCGCCGACCGTGCGCGCCAAAGAGCCGGTGATCCGCCAGATCTTCATCGGCCGTGGCGCCGACATCATGGTGACCGACGCGCTGGAACGTAAGCTGTACGTGATCCGCAAATCGTCGGGCCACGCCATCCAGGCGCTGAAACTTATCCACGGCAAGGAATTCTTCGTGGCCTCGCTGTCGGCCCGTACCATCGTCTACAAAGGCCTGCTGCTGGCCGACCAGGTGGGCGTGTACTATAAAGACCTGCAAGACGCGCGCTGCATCTCGGCGCTGGCGCTGGTGCACCAGCGGTTCTCGACCAACACCTTCCCGGAATGGCCGCTGGCCCACCCGTACCGCCTGCTGGCGCACAACGGCGAGATCAATACCGTCAAAGGCAACTTCAACTGGATGCGCGCCCGCGAAGGCGTGATGAAGTCGGCCGTGCTGGGCGACGACCTGCAAAAGCTGTTCCCGCTGATCTATGAAGGCCAGTCGGACACCGCCTGCTTCGACAACGCGCTGGAACTGCTGTTGATGGCAGGCTATCCGATCGCCCAGGCGATGATGATGATGGTGCCGGAAGCCTGGGAAAATCACGGCACGATGGACGACAATCGCCGCGCCTTCTACGAATATCACGCTGCCATGATGGAACCATGGGACGGCCCGGCCGCCATGGCCTTCACCGACGGCCGTTACATCGGCGGCACGCTGGACCGTAACGGTCTGCGTCCTGCGCGTTACATCGTGACCGACGACGATCTGGTGGTGATGGCATCGGAATCGGGCGTATTGCCGATTCCCGAGTCGAAAATCATCCAGAAATGGCGTCTGCAACCGGGCAAGATGTTCCTGATCGATCTGGAAGCCGGCCGCATCATCGACGACAAAGAGCTGAAAGACACCTACGCCAACGCCAAGCCGTACAAGGCATGGATCAACGCGGTGCGCATCAAGCTCAACGAAATCAAGCTGAGCGAAAGCCAGCTGGCGCACAACCGCGCCAAGGACAAAACCCCGGCCCAGGGCGAAAAAGCCGTGCCGTCGCTGCTGGACCGCCAGCAAGCCTTCGGCTATACCCAGGAAGACCTGAAGTTCCTGATGGCGCCGATGGCCGCCTCCGGCGAAGAAGCCACCGGCTCGATGGGCAACGACTCGCCGCTGGCCGTCATGTCCAACAAGCTGAAGCCGCTGTATTCCTACTTCAAGCAGCTGTTCGCCCAGGTGACCAACCCGCCGATTGACCCGATCCGCGAAGCGATGGTGATGTCGCTGGTGTCGTTCATCGGTCCTAAGCCTAACCTGCTGGACACCAACAACGTCAACCCGCCGATGCGCCTCGAAGTGTCGCAACCTATCCTGGGCTTCGACGACATGGAGCGCCTGCGCAACATCAGCCAGCACACCGGCGGCAAGTTCAAGTCCTATGAACTGGGCATCTGCTACCCGCTGGCCTGGGGCAAGGAAGGCGTCGAAGCCTGCCTGGCCTCGCTGTGCGCGGAAGCCGTCGATGCGGTCAAGTCCGGCCACAACATCCTGATCGTTTCGGACCGTTCGGTCGGCCCTGAGCGCGTGGCGATTCCAGCGCTGCTGGCCACCTCCACCATACACCAGCACCTGGTGTCGAAGGGCCTGCGCGCCTCGACCGGCCTGGTGGTGGAAACCGGCTCGGCCCGCGAAACCCACCACTTCGCCCTGCTGGCCGGCTACGGCGCGGAAGCGATCCATCCTTACCTGGCGATGGAAACGCTGGCCGAAATGGCTGCCGGCATGCCGGGCGATATGTCGGCCGAGAAAGCTATCTACAACTTCACCAAGGCAATCGGCAAGGGCCTGATGAAGGTCATGTCCAAGATGGGCATCTCGACCTATATGTCCTACTGCGGCGCACAGATCTTCGAGGCGATCGGCCTGAACAAGTCGCTGGTCGACAAGTACTTCAAAGGCACCTCGTCCAACGTGGAAGGCATCGGCGTGTTTGAAGTGGCGGAAGAAGCGCTGCGCCTGCACAACCTGGCCTTCGGCAGCGATCCCGTGCTGGAAAACCATTTGGACGCCGGCGGCGAGTACGCCTTCCGCGTGCGTGGCGAAGACCACCTGTGGACCCCGGACGCGATCGCCAAGCTGCAGCACTCGACCCGTTCGAATAACTTCTCCAGCTATAAAGAGTACGCGCAGATCATCAACGACCAGAGCAAGCGTCACCTGACCCTGCGCGGCCTGTTCGAGTTCAAGATCGATCCGACCAAGGCGATTCCGCTGGATGAAGTCGAGCCGGCCAAGGAGATCGTCAAGCGTTTCGCCACCGGCGCCATGTCGATGGGTTCGATTTCGACCGAAGCCCACGCCACGCTGGCGGTCGCCATGAACCGTATCGGCGGCAAGTCCAACACCGGTGAAGGCGGCGAAGATCCATCGCGCTACACCATGGAGCTGAAAGGCATCAAGATCAAGCAAGGCGAGACCATGGCGTCGGTCATGGGCAAAGAGCAGATGGTGGTCGATATTCCGCTGCAGGAAGGCGATTCGCTGCGCTCGCGCATCAAGCAGGTGGCATCGGGCCGTTTCGGCGTGACCGCCGCCTACCTGAACTCGGCCGACCAGATCCAGATCAAGATGGCCCAGGGTGCGAAACCTGGCGAAGGCGGCCAGTTGCCGGGCCACAAGGTGTCCGAATACATCGCCACGCTGCGCTTCTCGGTGCCGGGCGTAGGCCTGATTTCGCCGCCGCCGCACCACGATATTTATTCGATTGAAGATCTGGCGCAACTGATCCACGATCTGAAGAACGCCAACCCGCGCGCTTCGATCTCGGTCAAGCTGGTCTCGGAAGTGGGTATCGGCACCGTCGCCGCAGGTGTGACCAAGGCCAAGGCCGACCACGTGGTGGTGGCGGGCCATGACGGCGGCACCGGCGCTTCGCCGCTGTCCTCGGTCAAGCACGCCGGCACCCCTTGGGAGCTGGGCCTGGCGGAAACGCAACAAACCCTGGTGCTGAACGGCCTGCGCAGCCGGATTCGGGTACAAGCGGATGGCCAGATGCGTACCGGTCGCGACGTCGTCATCGCCGCCATGCTGGGCGCCGACGAAATCGGCTTCGCCACCGCGCCGCTGGTGGTGGAAGGCTGCATCATGATGCGTAAATGCCATCTGAACACCTGCCCGGTCGGCGTTGCCACCCAGGATCCGGTGCTGCGCGCCAAGTTCTCCGGCAAGCCTGAGTATGTGGTCAACTACTTCTTCTTCGTCGCCGAAGAAGCGCGTCAGCTGATGGCGCAACTGGGCATCCGCACCTACGATGAGCTGATCGGCCGCGTCGACCTGCTGGACAAATCCAAGGCGATTACGCACTGGAAAGCCAAGGGCCTGGACTTCAGCAACATCTTCTACCAGCCGGAAGTACCGAACGGCGACTTCATCTACCACACGATGGAACAGGACCACGGCCTGGACAAGGCACTGGATCACAAGCTGATCGCGCAGGCGAAAGCGGCGCTGGAAAAAGGCGAGCGCGTGTCCTTCATCTCGCCGGTGAAGAACTTGAACCGCACCGTCGGCACCATGCTGTCGGGCGAAGTGGCCAAGCGTTACGGTCACGCCGGCCTGCCGGACGACACCATCCACATCCAGCTGCAAGGTACGGCCGGGCAGTCGGCCTGCGCCTTCCTGGCGCACGGCATCACCATCGACCTGGTGGGCGAGGGCAACGATTACGTCGGCAAGGGCTTGTCGGGCGGCCGCATCATCGTGCGTCCGAACACCGAGTTCCGTGGCTGGGCGGTGAACAACATCATCATCGGCAACACCGTGCTGTACGGCGCGATTGCCGGCGAAGCCTTCTTCAACGGCGTGGCCGGCGAGCGTTTCGCCGTGCGTAACTCGGGCGCCACCGCCATCGTCGAAGGCACCGGCGACCACGGTTGCGAATACATGACCGGCGGCACCGTTGTGGTGCTGGGCAACACCGGCCGTAACTTCGCGGCGGGCATGTCGGGCGGTATCGCCTATGTGTACGACCCGGACGGCGATTTCGAAACGCGCTGCAACACCGCGATGGTGTCGCTGGAGCCGGTGCTGGCCGCCAAGGAACAGTCGGTCGACAGCGCTACCTACCACGTGCAGCACAAGGAGCATGGCCGCGAAGCCGATGAGGTGATCCTGAAGCGTTTGATCGAGCGTCACTTCAAGCACACCGGCAGCACGCGCGCGCGCCTGTTGCTCGATAACTGGGCGGACAGCCGAGGCAAGTTCGTGAAGGTATTCCCGAGCGAATACAAACGCGCACTGGCCGAGATGGCCGAAGACGTGGCGAACGAAGCCGCATCCGTCCAGCCTATCGCTGCCTAA
- a CDS encoding transposase: protein MARLPRLIVPNQPHHVIQTGANQQNVFLDADDYQAFLGWLRSAAKTYKVAVHTYCLMPNHLHLLLTPSDETGLGQMMQWIGRYYVPYFNQKYVRSGTLWNGRYKTSLIDADAYFMLCSRYIEFNPVRNGMVARAEDYPWSSYCHHAGIRPDGLVTDHAKVWELGNTPFQREAAYSALSEPSLTPQEITLISNALLKGWPLGSQQFQTTLQSRIKRQVLPAKRGRPFKIKPVVV, encoded by the coding sequence ATGGCACGCCTGCCCCGTTTAATCGTTCCCAATCAACCTCACCACGTCATCCAGACCGGCGCCAATCAGCAGAATGTCTTCCTGGACGCGGACGACTATCAAGCCTTTCTTGGCTGGCTACGCAGCGCCGCCAAAACCTATAAAGTCGCCGTCCATACCTATTGTTTGATGCCGAATCACCTGCATTTGCTGCTCACGCCGTCCGATGAGACCGGCCTGGGCCAGATGATGCAGTGGATAGGCCGCTATTACGTCCCTTACTTCAATCAAAAGTATGTCCGTAGTGGAACTTTGTGGAACGGACGCTACAAAACCTCGCTGATCGATGCCGACGCCTACTTCATGTTGTGCAGCCGATATATCGAATTCAACCCGGTGCGCAACGGCATGGTGGCGCGCGCCGAGGATTATCCTTGGTCCAGTTATTGCCACCACGCCGGCATCCGCCCGGACGGGCTGGTCACCGACCACGCCAAGGTCTGGGAGCTCGGCAACACGCCGTTCCAGCGCGAAGCGGCCTATAGCGCGCTGTCCGAGCCGTCCCTGACGCCGCAGGAAATCACTTTAATCAGCAATGCCCTGCTCAAAGGCTGGCCGTTGGGCTCGCAACAGTTCCAGACCACGCTGCAAAGCCGCATCAAACGCCAGGTATTGCCGGCGAAACGCGGCCGCCCCTTCAAAATAAAGCCTGTCGTCGTATAG
- a CDS encoding response regulator transcription factor produces the protein MTQILIVEDNLEYAEEMAEFLTELEHEVHITNNASDMWSALSQGNVGVVVLDLGLPDEDGFNVIPRMRQLYPQIGLLVLTGRVAFDNRILGLRLGADHYLTKPIKFPELAAHIEALDRRVGPQETIPAPSKWTLKVSARQLELQGMAITLTEKECNFLHLLTINTRPVPRQVIVAGIGGDDPDAGRRVDMLVYRLRKKARTGLGQDLPLRSAYGEGYSLSASFNLS, from the coding sequence ATGACGCAAATACTCATCGTGGAAGACAATCTGGAGTACGCCGAAGAAATGGCGGAATTTCTGACTGAACTTGAACACGAAGTGCACATCACCAATAACGCCAGCGATATGTGGTCTGCCCTCAGTCAAGGCAATGTGGGCGTGGTCGTGCTCGACCTCGGACTGCCGGATGAGGACGGCTTCAATGTCATTCCGCGCATGCGCCAGCTGTATCCGCAGATCGGCTTGCTGGTCCTGACGGGCCGCGTCGCCTTCGACAACCGCATTCTTGGTTTGCGCCTGGGCGCCGACCACTATTTGACCAAGCCTATCAAGTTTCCGGAGTTGGCGGCGCACATCGAGGCGCTCGACCGGCGCGTGGGGCCGCAGGAAACCATCCCGGCGCCGAGCAAGTGGACCTTGAAGGTCAGCGCGCGCCAGCTGGAGCTGCAGGGCATGGCGATCACCCTGACCGAGAAAGAATGCAACTTCCTGCATTTGCTGACCATTAATACCCGGCCGGTGCCGCGTCAGGTCATTGTGGCTGGTATCGGCGGCGACGATCCGGATGCCGGACGCCGGGTGGACATGCTGGTGTACCGCCTGCGCAAGAAAGCGCGCACCGGCCTGGGCCAGGATCTGCCGCTGCGCAGCGCCTATGGCGAGGGCTACAGCCTGTCTGCCAGCTTCAACCTTTCCTGA